In Lacrimispora indolis DSM 755, a genomic segment contains:
- a CDS encoding helix-turn-helix transcriptional regulator, with protein MSKTKLLFDLIMYVNTKRNFTAQDVAYEFHVSLRTAHRYLMELSEMGIPIYTEQGRNGGYRTLKSRTLPPILFDEEEAFAIFFAFRSLKYFQSLPFSINIDSVSRKLYSSLPDDIKRKTDRLDSVLLFWSKKRSVPSPYLKEIIEASINDHIVIIEYYSKTENKVKEVKPIGVYAADGFWYMPAFDMEHQTIRLFRVDRILSFENSEKVFPVMADLENWLTDHIVKTPVKLHVKLTREGVRQCQSEPWLEPDIVLTEDGNGFVDMEVDQSEIPFISEYFFRLGKDAKVVEPYEVIDYIKQHARQLLNHYL; from the coding sequence ATGTCAAAAACAAAATTGCTGTTTGATTTAATCATGTATGTGAATACAAAACGGAACTTTACGGCCCAGGATGTCGCTTATGAGTTTCATGTATCACTCAGAACAGCTCACCGCTACCTGATGGAGTTAAGTGAAATGGGCATTCCTATTTATACAGAACAGGGGCGAAATGGGGGCTATCGGACTCTGAAAAGCAGAACGCTCCCACCTATCCTATTTGATGAAGAGGAAGCTTTTGCTATATTCTTTGCATTCCGGTCACTCAAATATTTTCAATCATTACCGTTCAGCATAAACATTGATTCAGTATCAAGAAAACTTTACTCAAGTCTTCCGGATGATATCAAAAGAAAAACTGACCGTTTGGATTCTGTGTTATTATTTTGGAGCAAAAAAAGGAGTGTTCCTTCTCCATATTTAAAGGAAATTATTGAAGCATCAATAAATGACCATATTGTAATAATTGAATATTATTCCAAAACAGAGAATAAAGTAAAGGAAGTCAAACCCATTGGCGTATATGCGGCCGATGGATTTTGGTACATGCCTGCCTTTGATATGGAGCATCAAACAATACGGTTATTCAGGGTCGACAGGATCTTATCCTTTGAAAATTCAGAGAAAGTATTTCCTGTAATGGCGGATTTAGAGAACTGGCTGACCGATCATATTGTTAAGACACCGGTTAAGCTCCATGTCAAATTAACAAGGGAAGGGGTGCGGCAATGTCAGAGTGAACCTTGGCTTGAGCCTGATATTGTTTTAACCGAAGATGGAAACGGATTTGTCGATATGGAAGTTGATCAAAGTGAGATACCGTTTATATCAGAGTATTTTTTCCGTTTGGGCAAAGATGCAAAAGTAGTAGAGCCATATGAAGTAATTGATTATATAAAGCAACATGCCAGGCAATTGCTTAATCATTACCTGTAA
- a CDS encoding MerR family transcriptional regulator, protein MTIAEVAKKHGLTPDTLRYYERIGLLPKVARTAGGIRDYSDEDCRWVEYIKCMRLAGVSVETLVEYVTLFHQGSDTVTARKKLLLEQREQIVSKIEELNAVLERLDWKLDGYEERMSKCEENLK, encoded by the coding sequence ATGACTATTGCAGAAGTGGCAAAAAAACATGGACTTACCCCTGATACGCTGCGCTATTATGAGCGTATCGGCCTGCTGCCTAAAGTTGCACGAACCGCGGGCGGTATCCGGGACTATTCTGATGAGGATTGCCGATGGGTAGAGTATATCAAATGTATGCGCTTAGCAGGAGTTTCTGTGGAAACCCTTGTGGAATACGTTACCCTTTTTCATCAGGGCAGTGATACCGTTACCGCCCGGAAAAAGCTCCTTCTGGAACAGAGGGAACAAATTGTCTCGAAAATTGAGGAATTAAATGCAGTTCTGGAAAGACTGGATTGGAAGCTGGATGGTTATGAAGAACGGATGTCCAAATGTGAAGAGAACTTGAAATAA
- a CDS encoding iron-containing alcohol dehydrogenase yields the protein MNSFIYDIPTKVYFGENQLSHLGPELSRFGKRVLLTYGGGSIKKIGLYDKVTAEIKAAGLQLFELDGIAPNPHIDSVRKGAEICKREKIDVLLAVGGGSTLDATKFMAAGACVDFDPWKFLSEWAPIEKALPVVTILTLAATGSEMDCGGVISNPKTQDKIGRMEFPMLPKVSFLDPVNTYTVNPYQTACGAADMMSHIMEVYFNMDQDLQMLDGIMEVLMKTIIRYAPVAMEQPDNYEARANLMWASSWAINGFVNGGKRQAWSCHPMEHELSAIYDITHGLGLAILTPRWMKYTLDETTASKFYQFGVNVFGIDASQPHMEAAKKSIELLGDFFFRTLGLKSSLHEIGIDDKNFEIMAKKACNGGTLPGFKPLNQQDIENIFKMCLSSFNG from the coding sequence ATGAATAGTTTTATTTATGATATACCAACAAAAGTTTATTTTGGAGAAAATCAGCTTTCCCATCTTGGGCCGGAACTTTCCCGTTTCGGCAAGCGCGTGCTGCTGACCTATGGCGGTGGATCCATTAAAAAGATAGGGTTGTATGATAAAGTAACAGCAGAAATCAAGGCCGCAGGTCTCCAGCTGTTTGAGCTGGATGGCATTGCACCCAACCCGCACATTGATTCCGTGCGCAAGGGTGCGGAGATCTGTAAAAGAGAAAAGATCGATGTTTTGCTTGCTGTAGGCGGGGGTTCTACATTGGATGCGACAAAATTCATGGCAGCCGGCGCTTGTGTGGATTTTGACCCGTGGAAGTTTCTAAGTGAATGGGCGCCAATTGAAAAAGCGCTGCCGGTTGTTACCATTCTCACACTTGCAGCCACTGGCTCGGAAATGGACTGCGGAGGAGTCATCAGCAATCCAAAAACCCAGGACAAAATCGGCCGGATGGAGTTTCCCATGCTCCCAAAAGTCTCTTTCCTGGATCCTGTCAACACCTATACGGTCAATCCATATCAGACTGCCTGCGGAGCGGCTGATATGATGTCACATATTATGGAAGTCTATTTTAACATGGATCAGGATCTGCAGATGCTGGATGGGATTATGGAAGTGTTGATGAAAACCATCATCAGATATGCTCCTGTCGCCATGGAGCAGCCTGACAATTACGAGGCCCGTGCCAATCTGATGTGGGCAAGCTCCTGGGCGATTAACGGATTTGTGAACGGCGGCAAGCGCCAGGCATGGAGCTGCCATCCCATGGAGCATGAGCTTTCCGCTATATACGATATCACTCACGGTCTGGGCCTGGCCATTCTCACACCGCGCTGGATGAAATATACGCTGGATGAAACTACGGCATCTAAATTTTATCAGTTCGGCGTCAACGTGTTTGGCATCGATGCATCTCAGCCGCATATGGAGGCAGCAAAGAAAAGTATTGAGCTTTTAGGCGATTTCTTCTTCCGGACGCTGGGGCTGAAAAGCAGCCTCCACGAAATCGGCATAGACGATAAAAACTTTGAGATTATGGCAAAAAAAGCCTGCAACGGCGGGACGCTGCCCGGCTTTAAACCTTTGAATCAACAGGATATTGAAAATATTTTTAAAATGTGTTTAAGCAGCTTTAATGGATAG
- a CDS encoding aldo/keto reductase, with protein sequence MEYVKLGNSNIQVSRFCVGCMSFGDPASKMHDWTLNPQESETIIRHALDLGINFFDTANTYSAGTSEEYLGRAIRNNAARDKVVLASKVYFNEGHLSKEAILREIDGTLKRLGTDYLDLYIIHRFDYGTPIEETMETLNSLVTAGKVRALGASAMYGYQFYNMQLAAERNGWTPFVSMQNHYNLLYREDERELIPICNQQNVACTPYSPLAAGRLSRLEWKTDTNRSKTDKTAISKYDGTQETDYKIVLRVNEIAEKYNVTMTQVALAWQFAKGVAAPIIGATKAKYFDDAVGAFNIRLADDDVSYLEELYVPHKVVGAL encoded by the coding sequence ATGGAATATGTAAAACTCGGAAATTCGAACATTCAGGTTTCCCGCTTTTGCGTTGGCTGCATGAGCTTTGGTGATCCTGCCAGCAAAATGCACGATTGGACGCTGAATCCGCAGGAAAGCGAAACGATTATAAGGCATGCTCTTGATCTGGGTATAAATTTCTTTGACACCGCCAACACTTATTCGGCCGGCACCAGTGAAGAGTACCTTGGCCGGGCTATACGGAACAATGCGGCCCGTGACAAAGTGGTGCTGGCCTCAAAGGTCTATTTTAACGAGGGGCATCTTTCCAAAGAGGCAATTCTGCGAGAAATTGACGGTACGCTTAAACGGCTGGGAACCGATTATCTGGATCTTTATATCATTCACCGTTTTGACTATGGAACCCCCATAGAAGAAACCATGGAGACCCTTAACAGCCTGGTCACAGCGGGCAAGGTGAGAGCCCTCGGCGCTTCTGCTATGTATGGATATCAATTCTACAACATGCAGCTTGCCGCTGAAAGAAACGGCTGGACACCCTTCGTCTCCATGCAGAACCACTACAATCTGCTCTACCGCGAGGACGAGCGTGAATTAATTCCCATATGCAATCAGCAGAACGTCGCATGTACGCCTTACAGCCCTCTTGCGGCAGGCAGACTTTCCCGGCTTGAATGGAAAACCGATACAAACCGCAGCAAGACCGATAAAACGGCGATTTCCAAATACGATGGAACACAGGAGACTGATTACAAAATCGTATTGCGTGTCAATGAAATTGCAGAGAAATATAACGTTACCATGACCCAGGTTGCCCTTGCCTGGCAGTTTGCAAAGGGCGTTGCGGCCCCCATCATCGGTGCCACTAAGGCAAAATATTTTGATGATGCGGTGGGCGCCTTCAATATCAGGCTGGCAGATGACGATGTATCCTATCTTGAAGAACTGTATGTTCCCCATAAGGTTGTTGGCGCGCTCTGA
- a CDS encoding LacI family DNA-binding transcriptional regulator, with translation MKRKKNVTMQDIADYLSISKVTVSKALNGKDGVGRELKEKIIAVSKELNYKLPESSKICSGSSKNIAVFMKEKFAHGEAGFYLKFYQRISMELNERGYLAHLFPLTPKDDRKGKLLPLLEKYDIAGVIFLGDIEKTFLAEVKQTQLPCVLADTYDNDFDIDCVITESMYSMCELTTYLMKCGHKNIGFVGTFTATNSIMDRYLGYCRAHLKAGLPICDEWIIGDRNMEDENVEFMLPEHMPTAFVCNCDDTAYQFIRMLKEKGYRVPEDISIVSFDNDIYAELCVPKLTTAEVNINQMAGKSVELICEKIEQENAPSRGVTFVNAAIIYRDSVRNMES, from the coding sequence GTGAAAAGGAAAAAAAACGTAACGATGCAGGATATTGCGGATTATTTGTCTATCAGTAAAGTAACCGTATCCAAGGCTTTAAATGGAAAAGACGGAGTTGGAAGGGAATTAAAAGAAAAAATCATAGCAGTCAGCAAAGAGTTGAATTATAAGCTTCCGGAAAGTTCAAAGATATGTTCCGGAAGTTCAAAAAATATTGCTGTTTTTATGAAAGAAAAGTTTGCTCATGGAGAAGCCGGGTTTTATTTAAAGTTTTATCAGAGGATTTCCATGGAATTAAACGAACGTGGTTATCTGGCTCATTTGTTTCCCCTTACCCCTAAAGACGACAGGAAAGGAAAGCTGCTTCCGCTGCTGGAAAAGTATGACATAGCCGGAGTTATTTTTCTGGGTGATATTGAAAAAACGTTTCTGGCTGAGGTGAAACAGACACAGCTTCCCTGTGTTCTGGCAGATACGTATGATAATGATTTTGATATAGACTGCGTGATCACAGAAAGCATGTACAGCATGTGTGAACTGACGACGTATTTGATGAAGTGCGGCCATAAAAACATTGGATTTGTGGGTACGTTCACAGCGACGAACAGCATTATGGACCGGTATCTTGGTTATTGCCGTGCGCATTTGAAAGCAGGACTTCCGATTTGCGATGAGTGGATCATCGGAGACCGGAATATGGAGGATGAAAATGTGGAGTTTATGCTGCCGGAGCATATGCCTACTGCTTTTGTCTGCAATTGTGATGATACAGCGTACCAGTTTATCCGTATGTTAAAGGAAAAGGGGTACCGGGTGCCGGAAGACATTTCCATTGTAAGCTTTGACAATGATATTTATGCGGAGCTTTGTGTTCCTAAGCTGACTACGGCGGAGGTGAATATTAATCAGATGGCCGGTAAATCCGTTGAGTTGATTTGTGAAAAAATAGAACAGGAGAATGCCCCCAGCAGAGGAGTTACCTTTGTAAATGCGGCAATTATTTATAGAGATTCCGTAAGAAATATGGAGTCATAA
- a CDS encoding alpha-L-fucosidase, whose amino-acid sequence MNNCWFHKAKLGIFIHYGIYAVNGIGESWSFYNGTISYEDYMKQLDGFYADKFHVSAWGDLIERSGAKYAVLTAKHHDGVALFDTRFSDLSVVKKTPAKRDIVKEYAEEMKKRGIHLGFYYSLIDWSHKDYASVYAAGKVPDNPKEINPFTSPVDGKEDPEKWRRFLDFNNNQLRELLTNYGKVDLLWFDGDWERSAGQWGLPGFKDYLKSLNPDLIINSRLQGYGDYKTPEQGIPITRPEGDWEFCTTINGSWGYQPRDNQYKSLSQILRIFCDCISMGGNMLLDIGPRQDGTIDSRQEAILSGLGSWIREHEEAVYQTDEGIGTCYYLGGSTISADRETLYLFVYDNPKESICLKGLCNLIKKITVLHSGKELPHEIHGGVPWFEIPGTTWIRLTADDCHDLVTVVKVELEGKIKMYGSSGEAVTHNET is encoded by the coding sequence ATGAATAATTGTTGGTTTCATAAGGCAAAGCTTGGAATATTTATACACTACGGGATTTATGCAGTCAACGGAATTGGGGAATCCTGGTCCTTTTACAATGGAACCATCAGCTATGAAGACTATATGAAACAGCTGGATGGATTTTATGCGGATAAATTCCATGTGTCTGCCTGGGGAGATCTGATTGAGCGCTCAGGGGCGAAATACGCTGTCCTGACTGCAAAACATCATGATGGTGTGGCATTATTTGATACCAGATTCAGTGATTTAAGCGTGGTAAAAAAGACACCTGCAAAACGGGATATTGTAAAAGAATATGCAGAAGAAATGAAAAAGCGCGGCATTCATCTTGGGTTTTATTATTCACTCATTGACTGGTCACATAAAGATTACGCCAGCGTGTATGCGGCTGGGAAGGTTCCTGATAATCCAAAGGAAATAAACCCTTTTACATCTCCTGTTGACGGAAAAGAAGACCCGGAAAAATGGCGGCGTTTTTTAGATTTTAATAACAATCAGTTAAGAGAGCTGCTTACCAATTACGGAAAGGTAGATTTACTCTGGTTTGACGGAGATTGGGAACGCAGCGCCGGCCAATGGGGGCTGCCGGGATTTAAGGATTATTTAAAATCATTGAATCCGGATCTGATCATCAACTCCAGACTGCAAGGTTATGGGGACTATAAGACGCCGGAACAGGGAATCCCCATTACAAGGCCGGAGGGAGACTGGGAGTTTTGTACTACGATTAACGGTTCCTGGGGATACCAACCAAGGGACAATCAATACAAATCTTTAAGCCAGATCCTACGTATATTTTGCGACTGCATTTCCATGGGCGGAAATATGCTGCTTGATATCGGACCGCGCCAGGACGGGACCATAGATTCCCGGCAGGAGGCAATTTTATCAGGGCTTGGCTCCTGGATACGGGAGCATGAGGAGGCTGTATATCAAACAGATGAAGGGATTGGGACCTGCTATTATCTTGGCGGAAGTACCATATCTGCTGACAGGGAAACTTTATATCTGTTTGTGTACGATAATCCAAAGGAATCCATCTGCTTAAAGGGGCTGTGCAATCTTATAAAGAAAATTACCGTTCTGCATTCAGGCAAAGAGCTGCCGCATGAAATCCATGGCGGAGTTCCCTGGTTTGAAATTCCGGGAACCACCTGGATCAGGCTGACAGCGGATGACTGCCACGATCTGGTGACTGTGGTAAAAGTTGAACTGGAAGGAAAAATTAAGATGTATGGCAGTTCCGGGGAAGCAGTAACTCATAATGAAACCTGA
- a CDS encoding glycoside hydrolase family 18 protein produces the protein MKQKNLVIGYIETQNLFLLRDRDIQCLDVINLAFAAVKDHGVTWDPMGHSDILKRAKVLNPDLKIVLSIGGWGCGGFSEAASTKEGREVFAASAAALMKEYNLDGLDIDWEYPCVGIAGIACSDNDKENFTLLIKRLREELDVITDRVCTLSIAAGGDSYYLRCTQMDQIVQYLDYVMLMTYDLRGGFSVQTGHHTNLYTSNADLSAASTDNAVRIFEQAGVAKEKLVIGAAFYSRIWEGVPDRNRGLVQMAETTGGYGPDYGVLVKDYIDKNGYTRYWDEEAKAPYLFNGRSFISYDDKESIQYKINYIKDRKLAGIMFWEYSQDGTHTLIPLMAEKLKADDHE, from the coding sequence ATGAAACAGAAAAACCTGGTGATTGGATATATAGAAACCCAAAATCTTTTCCTGTTAAGAGACAGGGACATTCAATGTCTGGATGTAATAAATCTGGCATTTGCCGCGGTCAAAGATCACGGGGTAACATGGGATCCCATGGGGCACTCAGACATACTCAAACGGGCAAAGGTCCTGAATCCGGATTTAAAAATTGTATTGTCAATAGGGGGCTGGGGATGCGGCGGTTTTTCCGAAGCAGCTTCTACGAAAGAGGGCAGAGAGGTATTTGCCGCATCAGCGGCCGCACTTATGAAAGAATACAACTTAGACGGGCTTGACATTGACTGGGAATATCCCTGTGTTGGTATTGCAGGGATTGCCTGTTCTGACAATGATAAGGAAAACTTTACTCTGCTTATAAAAAGGCTGAGGGAGGAACTTGATGTTATTACAGACAGAGTTTGTACATTATCCATTGCGGCAGGCGGAGATTCTTATTATCTCCGCTGTACGCAGATGGATCAGATTGTACAGTATCTGGATTATGTGATGCTCATGACCTATGATCTAAGGGGCGGTTTTTCAGTCCAGACAGGGCATCATACGAATTTATATACGAGTAATGCAGATTTATCTGCAGCCAGCACGGATAATGCGGTAAGAATATTTGAACAGGCAGGGGTTGCTAAGGAAAAGCTTGTTATCGGCGCGGCCTTTTATTCCAGAATCTGGGAAGGAGTGCCTGACAGGAACAGGGGACTTGTACAGATGGCAGAAACCACCGGAGGGTATGGGCCGGATTATGGCGTACTGGTTAAAGATTATATTGATAAAAACGGATACACAAGATATTGGGATGAGGAAGCAAAGGCGCCTTATTTATTTAATGGCCGTAGCTTTATCAGCTACGATGATAAGGAATCTATCCAATATAAAATCAATTATATCAAGGACCGGAAACTGGCAGGCATCATGTTCTGGGAGTACAGTCAGGACGGCACCCATACATTGATCCCACTAATGGCTGAAAAATTAAAGGCGGATGATCATGAATAA
- a CDS encoding extracellular solute-binding protein — protein sequence MKKSRVIASALVAAMASLAVSGCGKQAEEANAITVDVKKTGYPVVDEPIHIKAIGFGKPGNGEWNDYPIFQDISRQTNVFVDYQTISGDGADEKLNLALASKNLPDAVFSGLSSQKILSYAEKGIIRPLEDLMEDYAPNIKRVLDENPEIRKAITFPDGHIYAIPSINEDQKPVQSTTLNINKTWLDQLGLEIPKTTAEFEEVLRAFKTMAPDGDGKNNVIPFTYEPKTPYNIWNGDAGFSGSFGITDSSSYLMRSEDEFLFTPIQEGYKDYIKWTARLYEEGLIDVELFTQDHNQYMSKIGSNRVGVYLTNGPLETDGAEYIAIEPLKGPNGDQFWGSLDFSIDKNRGVITTSNPYPEATMRYMDSFFETENSLRLRFGNYLKSAGDQYELMPSIPGKNSEAPESYVATNLSSEIMDTYIIETKSIKEKKERIELYSKYLAPPVPLINLTIEESKQISSLFVDIQKIVDENKARWTTNQSDIDKDWDGYLESLNNVGLDKYMEIYNAALARYLSN from the coding sequence ATGAAAAAAAGCAGGGTCATTGCCTCGGCTTTAGTTGCTGCTATGGCATCTCTTGCAGTGTCAGGGTGCGGAAAACAAGCAGAGGAAGCAAACGCAATAACAGTAGACGTGAAGAAAACAGGGTATCCCGTTGTGGATGAGCCAATTCACATCAAAGCAATTGGTTTTGGAAAACCCGGCAACGGAGAGTGGAATGATTATCCCATTTTCCAGGATATTTCCAGGCAAACAAATGTATTCGTAGATTACCAGACCATAAGCGGCGACGGAGCGGATGAAAAGCTGAATCTGGCGCTGGCGTCAAAAAACTTACCGGATGCCGTATTCTCCGGTTTGTCTTCCCAAAAGATTCTTTCTTATGCGGAAAAAGGAATCATTCGTCCGCTGGAGGACCTTATGGAAGATTATGCGCCCAATATTAAGCGTGTGTTAGATGAAAACCCGGAGATCCGAAAAGCAATTACGTTTCCGGATGGCCATATTTATGCAATTCCGTCAATCAATGAAGACCAGAAGCCGGTGCAGTCTACCACGTTAAATATTAACAAGACCTGGCTGGATCAGCTGGGACTGGAGATTCCAAAGACAACGGCTGAATTTGAAGAGGTGCTTCGTGCATTTAAGACTATGGCTCCTGACGGAGATGGAAAAAATAACGTAATTCCATTTACCTATGAGCCAAAGACACCTTATAACATCTGGAATGGTGACGCAGGTTTTTCCGGATCGTTTGGGATTACAGACAGTTCTTCCTATTTGATGAGATCGGAAGATGAATTTTTATTTACCCCCATACAGGAAGGGTATAAGGATTATATCAAGTGGACGGCCAGGCTCTATGAAGAGGGATTGATTGATGTGGAACTGTTTACTCAGGACCATAACCAGTACATGTCGAAAATCGGTTCCAACCGTGTGGGTGTATACCTTACTAACGGACCGTTGGAGACAGATGGGGCAGAATATATTGCCATTGAACCATTAAAAGGGCCGAATGGAGATCAGTTCTGGGGTTCTCTTGATTTCAGCATTGATAAAAACAGAGGCGTGATCACCACCTCCAACCCATATCCGGAAGCCACCATGAGATATATGGATTCCTTCTTTGAGACAGAAAACTCACTGCGCTTAAGGTTTGGAAACTATTTAAAGTCGGCTGGAGATCAGTATGAGCTGATGCCATCCATCCCCGGAAAGAATTCTGAAGCGCCGGAATCCTATGTAGCAACAAATTTAAGTTCAGAAATTATGGATACATATATTATTGAAACCAAAAGCATAAAAGAGAAAAAAGAAAGAATAGAGCTTTATTCTAAATATCTGGCTCCTCCGGTTCCGTTAATTAACTTGACAATAGAAGAATCAAAGCAGATTTCCTCCCTGTTTGTGGACATTCAAAAGATTGTGGATGAGAATAAGGCGAGATGGACTACCAATCAGTCTGACATTGACAAGGATTGGGATGGCTACCTGGAGTCTTTAAACAATGTGGGGTTGGATAAGTATATGGAAATTTATAATGCGGCCTTGGCACGGTACTTAAGCAATTAA
- a CDS encoding carbohydrate ABC transporter permease, with translation MIEKVFGKQFVNQSRANKVFDIANHIILFTLMMIVLYPLYFIVISSFSSPIAVAGGEVILFPKGFNMDGYKEIFKYKDIWTGYRNSIIYTAVGTTVNLVSTIPAAFAFSRRDLPGIKPLMLLFVFTMFFGGGLIPTFLLVQALHMDNTIWALVLPGAVGVYNLIVARTFFEQSIPEELYEASVVDGCDYFKYFFRIVLPISKPIIAVMTLIYAVGHWNSYFSALIYLVDRSKFPLQVILREILIQQQQVAGNSAMTFEAVEQQRYLAEMIKYGVIVVASLPALCMYPFVQKHFVKGMMIGAVKG, from the coding sequence ATGATAGAAAAAGTATTTGGAAAACAATTTGTAAATCAAAGCCGGGCAAATAAGGTGTTTGATATTGCAAACCATATCATATTATTTACGCTGATGATGATTGTGTTGTATCCCCTGTATTTTATTGTAATTTCCTCATTTAGTTCCCCGATTGCCGTTGCAGGCGGCGAAGTGATTCTGTTTCCAAAAGGTTTTAATATGGACGGATATAAGGAGATTTTTAAATATAAGGACATTTGGACAGGGTATCGCAATTCCATTATTTACACGGCTGTGGGTACAACAGTAAACCTGGTTTCTACAATTCCTGCCGCATTTGCATTTTCCAGAAGGGATTTGCCGGGAATCAAACCGCTCATGCTGTTATTTGTATTTACCATGTTTTTTGGGGGAGGCTTGATTCCCACTTTCCTCTTGGTACAGGCGCTTCATATGGATAATACCATATGGGCTCTGGTACTCCCTGGGGCCGTCGGGGTGTATAACCTGATTGTGGCGAGAACCTTCTTTGAACAGAGCATTCCGGAAGAACTGTATGAGGCCTCCGTTGTGGATGGATGTGATTATTTTAAATATTTTTTCCGCATTGTGCTTCCAATTTCCAAGCCGATTATAGCAGTAATGACGCTGATTTATGCAGTGGGACACTGGAATTCCTATTTCAGCGCGCTGATTTATCTGGTGGACAGAAGCAAGTTTCCTCTTCAGGTGATTCTCCGTGAAATATTAATTCAACAGCAGCAGGTGGCCGGAAACAGCGCTATGACTTTTGAAGCAGTGGAGCAGCAGCGTTACCTGGCAGAAATGATAAAGTATGGAGTGATTGTAGTGGCTTCTTTACCGGCACTGTGTATGTACCCCTTTGTTCAGAAGCATTTTGTCAAAGGAATGATGATAGGGGCAGTAAAGGGATAA
- a CDS encoding ABC transporter permease, whose amino-acid sequence MKKGQKKQTEENRYSMSMEKRLKKNWQLYIFLLPAFAGLILFSYVPMYGIQLAFRDYNPLRGILGSPWVGFENFTRFFHSPQFQNLLINTLSISFYSLIVGFPIPIILALGLNYVANLRFKKAVQSITYAPYFISTVVLVGILNIFLSTDGGLINQLVKLFGREPVLFMGQSRFWRHIYVWSGVWQSMGWNAVIYIATLAGVSAELHEAATIDGATKLQRVFRIDLPMILPTIVITLILSCGSIMGIGFEKAYLMQNPLNLGVSEIISTYIYKIGLVNSEYGFSTAVGLFNSVVNCIVLLTVNQVAKRMSKTSLW is encoded by the coding sequence GTGAAAAAAGGCCAAAAAAAGCAGACAGAAGAAAACAGATACAGCATGAGTATGGAGAAGCGATTGAAAAAAAATTGGCAGCTATATATATTTTTGCTGCCTGCATTTGCTGGATTGATTTTATTTTCCTATGTTCCCATGTATGGAATCCAGCTTGCATTTCGGGACTATAACCCCTTAAGAGGAATACTGGGGAGCCCATGGGTGGGTTTTGAAAATTTTACCAGATTTTTTCATTCACCACAGTTTCAAAATCTTTTGATTAATACACTGTCCATCAGTTTTTATTCCTTGATTGTGGGATTTCCCATTCCTATTATCCTGGCATTGGGATTAAATTATGTGGCAAATTTGAGATTTAAAAAGGCAGTACAATCTATTACATATGCACCGTATTTTATTTCCACTGTAGTTCTGGTCGGTATTTTAAATATTTTTCTTTCCACGGATGGCGGCTTGATCAATCAGCTGGTGAAGCTCTTTGGCCGGGAACCTGTATTATTTATGGGGCAGTCAAGGTTCTGGCGTCATATTTATGTCTGGTCCGGTGTCTGGCAGAGCATGGGATGGAATGCAGTTATTTATATCGCAACACTTGCAGGAGTAAGCGCTGAGCTGCATGAAGCGGCAACCATAGACGGTGCAACCAAGCTTCAGAGAGTTTTCAGGATCGACTTGCCCATGATTTTACCTACAATAGTCATTACTTTAATTTTAAGCTGCGGTTCAATAATGGGGATTGGATTTGAGAAAGCTTATCTGATGCAGAATCCTTTGAATCTGGGAGTATCAGAAATTATATCTACCTATATCTATAAGATCGGTCTGGTAAACAGTGAGTATGGATTTTCTACGGCGGTTGGTCTTTTTAACTCTGTGGTAAATTGCATTGTACTGCTTACTGTGAATCAAGTTGCAAAACGTATGTCAAAGACGTCGTTATGGTAG